TGAGTTATATGACCTGAGTCCTTATGAGTTAGAGGGATTGGTTTTATAGACGTCCTGCGTTAGTGGGGAACCTTGTAGGTTCCGATTTCTCTGGTGGGTGCAGTCATCAGTATCTTTGACTTGTATAGAGTCGAGTTTGGGTAGTGTAATCTGTTTGAGGATAACGGTTTAGAAGATAACGTTGGCCTTATGATTATTGACATGTGCTGTTTATTTGTTTCCGCTCTTTGAGGTTGGTTTGTAACTAAGTTTGTTCGCCGATTATTATGGGGTACACGTCATAGCCCCTAAGGTCGTCTAATATTTTGTATAGAACGGTAGATGAGCTTTAGTGATGTTGTTGACTTTCATACGTGGCTAAATGttgttttgttttgaaaaatttttgaaagagttTTGAGTGGTTTTACTTGTGTGTCTTCGCAAGTCGTGTCGcctttattgtattttattgcCTTTTGGGTTTTCCATGTTTCTTAGTGGGTGTAAATTAACTTACCCACTACAATAGTGGGCTTGCAATAATAGTTACCTTCTCTGTTTTGGAACTTACGCTTCATTGCTTCCTCTTCTCACCGTTTTATTCTCGCTATGTCTTCGAAAGGTTAGTGtttcctctattttcttttactgTTGCTGTTCGTTTCCTTTTCATGGCGGgagaaaatttaaaagagaaattgaaagCTGTTGAGGTTAGGGAGGATGATCCATATCACTGGGTCCATGATGACGTTAgaacccattcttcttcttttatcagTGTCGAGTCCCTTTCTGAGTTGAGGGGTTTGGACTTTGTTAGGGGTGGTTCTGGTGTTGTCGTTGAGTTTCAACCCTGTTCCAGTAGTGATAGGGTTTGTGAGAGTAGGGGTGATTGGGAGTATTTTTACATGTATACTCCGTGTATGATTGAACTTGGTGTGAAGTtccccttttcttctttcaaGTATGACGTCCTTACTCAACTTAACTGTGCGCCATCGCAGTTGCACCCAAATTCCTGGGCGTTCCTCCGTGCCTTCCAATGTCTGATGGATTACCTTTCATTTCCTTGTTCATTATCGttgttcttcttattttttcaggCGAAGGGTGTTCGCAAGGGTTTGTGGGTCTGTCTTAGTAGTTTCCCGGGTTggtctctctttcttctttacaaATCTTCTTTCAAGAATTTTAAGTCTCTGTTTGTTAAGGTTCGTTGGGCCGAGTTTGAGTACCCCTTTTATTTGGATGATGAGCTTAGTGAGAAATTTTCCCTCTACTGGTGTTCTGAGCCGAGCTAAATCCTTGAGGCTTCCGAATGAAGTGAGGAGGAGGAGTTTATGTTGGACTTTCTTGTTGAGAATGTTGCTGCTGAGGAGTGTATGTCCATTCCTGATATTTTGCGTTTATATGATTTGGGTGATAGTGAGGGTTTGAAAGCGTACATAGGTAATGTTTTTGGTTGTATGTTGTTTGTGTTGGTTTTTGTTGAGTTTTCTGATATTGATGGTTCTTTGTAGGTGGCCGAGTTCCTCTGTTGGATCCTAACAAGTTGCAGTCTTTCttaaataagaagaaagaaaaaggggtTGGTGGCTCTGGTGATCGAAAGGATGCTGGAGAGCAAGCTTTCTCTTCTGTTGCCCATCCCACGTCTTCGTTCAAGAGGAAGAGGGACGATGTATCCTTTGAGGTTATCTCTGAGGGTGGTCACGAGGCTGTGGGTGGTGGGGAGCTTGCTTTTGATCGGCAGAAGAAGCTTCATGGCTTTATTGCTGGATCTAGTTCTCATTCCCTTTGGAGCGAGCAGTTCAACTTTGGTGAGCTCTCTGATAGGGCGTCACAGTATCCTAGTGATATGCTTATGACTCGTCGAATTGGTATGGAGGCGCTTGCCAAGTTTGTTCAGGTAGTTTTTGCTTGGTTATTATTTGATGAGTGTGTGGTTCAACTTAAATTGCATCTCATATCTGTGGATCTTTATGAAACCGTGTGTTCAACACTACTCAAACTGAATCCTATTCTTAGGTCACTTGTAATTATGTTATTAGGACAACAGCACTAAACCTGTGTTTTACACCAATCTTaaccaaaattataaaatataatatttaacttGCCCATGGTTTATAATATATAGTTTTTATATaggaaatattattttaattataattcagGGCAATAAAGTCCACAAAATATGTATCATAATACATTATTATTAAGGAAAAAACCCCTTCCTTATGAAGGAAATTTCAAAGAATAAATAATGTACAATATAATGATTACGTATGAATATATATGTAGCAATTTAATTTGTAACATACACAAGTTGAATATATATGTAGCAATTTAATTTGTaacatacacaagttggtactAGCTGGATAGAAAGGTTATTAAGACAGATGATATGACTAATAAAAGGGTCCACTTTGGCATGAACACATTTTGATGCAATGCAAGATAAAGATATTGGGTTAGTCTGAGTAGTGTTTCAATTCCTTCCTactcttaataataataatgcttgGAGTAGTGTTTCAAAGTccaacttttattttttgcaaaaGCCTTCACTTCTTGCCTTTCACTAccgctttttaatttttatttgggaTTACTCTTCATTACTCGTTAATGACTCAAatgaaattacaaaatcattttgttttttgctttGCCTTATTATGCAATTCATGTATTTTCTATGTTTCAATTGATGCCCAATTTTGGTGAGAAGCCATTATGCTTAGGTTTGCGTCATTTCCCTCATAAAAGAAAAAGCTGTGTGTCATTTACTTGATTGATGCTTAGGTTTCATTTGCTTAAGAATTCAGCAACAAGCTATAATAATTCAATAGGGAAGTTGAACAACATGCCGCTAAATATAGAGAGCTTGAAGACCGCTACCAAAGGGAGAAAAGAGAGTGACAACAGACTGTTGAATCCTTGCGTGAGGATCTCAACACCAGTAACTCACAGATGGATCAATTTAGTCATCAGTTGAGCAGTTTGACTGAGTATGTGAGAGCCATGGGTCCTAGTAGTTCTGGATCACGTGTTCCCCCACCTCCTCCTTTTACTTTTCCAAGCTCTCAGAAAAGCACAGCCCCAGCCCCAGTCCCAACCCCAGCCCCAGGTAGAAAACTTCCACCTATTCTGCAGCGACCAGGACAACCACAGAGTTCTCAAAGGGAGGATGATTCTGACGACGATTTTGATGACTCAAATAATGACAATTTAAACGAATATAAGTCTAAGTTTAGTTATTTATCTTGTCTTGAGTCTTTATGTTAGAgggttatttattattttgataaatttgtaaactcattatctaatatttagtataaattttatttttatatttaaaagtttatttgtctTGTTATCTAATATtctgtataaattttatttatatatttaaaagtttatttgcattaattgtTTACTTGGCAACGTTGTCGATTTTATTCAAGCTTATCGACGGCTTTAGCGTCGATTTTATTGAACATATTATAGACAACAGTGTTGTTGattttattaagttaaataTCGACGGCAATGTTGTCGATTTTATTCAAGCTTATATTGACGGCTTTAGCGTCGATTTTATTAAACATATTATAGACAACAGTGTTGTTGattttattaagttaaataTCGACAAAAAGGCTGTCGATTTTATTGATCAATTATCGACAAAGAGGACGtcgattttaaataataatatcgaCGGCAATGTTGTCGATTTTATTAAGAATGTAAAATTCTCACACCCATATTACAGACGGAAAGGACGTCGATTTTATTAGATTATTATCGACGGCTATGAAAGCCGTCGATTTTATTAGCATTTTGAAAAATCGACAAGCTTTATAGCAACCAACTGCGCTGTTTATTTTGCCGTCGAATTTCAATATTATCGACGGCTAAGCCGTCGATTTGGCCGTCGATTTTAACGATGTTTCTTGTAGTGAATGTTTGAAGTTGGTACGCCCTCATACCGAGCACTTTTGCTACTCGAAAAGGGCCCCAATTCGCGGCGATCTTGCCGTGTGCTAGAGGTCGTCTGACTTCCTCTGTTCGTCTGAGAACTAGGTCGCCTTCCATGAATGTCCTCGGCACTACTCTCTTATTGTGCTTCCTTTCTGCCAGTTGTTTTTAGGATCTTTGTTTGATCGCGGTGATTTTCCTGTCTTCTTCGGCCAGGTCAAGCTCGGCATTTCTGGTGCTTATGTTTTGTTGTTCGTTGTATAGCTCGGCTCTTAATGTGGGTACCCCGGTTTCCACGGGGATTAATGCTTCTGAGCCATAGACTAACTTGAAGGGTGTTTCGCCCGTGGTGTTATGTACTGTGGTGTTGTAGCTCCACAATATTTCCGGGATTAGCTCAGCTCATTCTCCCTTCGCATTATCGAGCTTTCTCTTTATTGCCTACAACACAACTCGGTTAGCAGCTTCGGCctgcccattagtttgtgggtgTTCGACCGAGCTAAAATGATGCTGTATATTaaagatttttagaaattagccGAGCTTATTATCTGTAAATTGTCTACCATTGTCTGATATTATTTCCTTTGGTATTCCGAATCGGCATATTATGTTTTTCCATATAAAAGATCGTACCTTTTCGGCTGTTATCCTTGCTAAGGGTTGTGCTTCTATCCATTTTGAGAAGTAGTATATTGATACTAAAAGGAATTTTACCTGTCCTGGCGCTATTGGAAATGGGCCGAGGATGTCGAGCCCTCATCTGTGGAAAGGCCAGCTTACCTCCATGCTGTGTAATACTTCGGCCAGCTTTGTAGAGATGACttcgtgtttctggcatttgtcACATGCCTTGACTTTTGCTATGCAATCTCTCTTCATGGTCGGCCAGTAGTATCCTGTTCGGGCTATCTTTGTGACGAGAGCTTGTCCTCCTATGTGATTTCCACATACACCCTCGTGAACTTCGTCCATCACCTCTCTTGCTTCATCTTTGCTTAAGCATTTTAGCAATGGTTGTGAGAAACCGCGCCTGTACAGCTCTCCTGCTATCTTTGTATAGAAGTCCGCTTTACGTCTGAACTGTTGTGGGTTGAGCTCGTCCCTGGGTATGGTACCTGTATTTATGTACTCAACAAAAAGGTGTTCTCCAAACATGGAGGCGGTTAATGTTTTCTATGTATAATAGTTCAATACTGGGTTTTGTAAGTGTAGGTTGTGATAATGCTGATGTTTGTGTATCTGCCCTAGTGGCGGCGAGTTTGGATAATATGTCTGCTCTAACATTTTGTTCTCTATGCACATGTAGTATAGTAAACGAGCTAAATTTTGAAATGAGATCCTTTGCTATGAGCCAGTATTGCTCTAGCAAAGGATCTTTTACCTGAAATTCTCCTCGGAGCTGCTGGACCACCAGGAGGGAGTCGTAATGTGCTGTTAGGATTTGTACTTGGTGGCTTAGGGTGAGCTTGAGTCCTGCTATGAGGGCCTCATACTCGGCCTGGTTGTTGCTTGCCGAGAAGTGGAACTGTAGGGCTTGTTCGGCTATCACTTCGTCTCTTTCTTTCAGGATTATCCCGGCTCCACTTCCTTCTCGACTTGATGCTCCGTCCACATGTAACTCCCATGTTTTGTTGTGCTCATCAATAGTCAGTTCCGTGATGAAATCGGCGAGGATCTATGCTTTGAGGGCCAATCTAGGTTGAAACTGAATGTCGAATACCGAGAGCTCGATTGACCATTTGGTCAAGCGTCCGGCCAGTTCTGGTTTTGTCAATATTTGCCTTAATGGGTGGTTTGTCCTTACTATTATTGTGTGACTTTGGAAATAGTGCCTTAGTCTTCTTGCTGTAACTACGAGTGTTAAGGCTAGATGCTCTATCCTCGGATACCTTTGTTCCATTGGTTGCATGACTCTGCTGACGAAGTATACTGGCTATTGTGTCTTTCCTGTCTCAATGACAAGAGCCGAGCTTATAGAGTGATTGGAAATagacaaatataaatatagGGGTTTACCGACTACAGGTCTTTGCAGCATGGGTGGTGATGATAAGATAGTTTTAAGCTCGGCAAATGCCTTCTCGCATTCTGTTGTccattggaattttttattctttaagatCGTCTGAAAGAACAGGTATGATCGACTTGATACTGCTGGCAAGAATCGAGAAAGTGCGGCTACCCTTCCTGCTAATTGTTGTACCTCTTTCATCATTTTAGGGCTTGCCATGTTGAGTATTGCTTCGCATTTTTCAGGGTTCGCTTCAATTCCTCGTGAGGTTAGCATAAATCCGAGGAATTTTCCTCCTTGAACTCCAAAGGCGTATTTTTCCAGGTTGAGTCTCATATTGTATGATCGGATCTATTCGAATATTTCTTTGAGGTCGTCGTAGTGTGACGGCTCTTGAGTGGTCTTGGCTACCATATCGTCCACATAAATTTCTATGTTTCGACTTATTTGGTGCCGGAATACTTTGTCCATCAGTCGTTGGTAGGTTGCACCTGCATTCTTTAGACCACAAGGCATGACTCTATAACAGAAATTACCATGCTCAGTTATAAATGTTGTCTTGCTTTGGTCTTCTAGATGCATGAAGATCTGGTTGTAGccagagtatgcatccatgaagctcAAACTTTTGAAACCTGATGCATTGTGTACGAGTTTATCGATGCACAGCAAAGGGTAAGTCTCTTTAgggcatgctttgtttaaatctGTAAAGTCGACGAACATGCACCATTTACCTGAGTTTTTTCTTACCATTACCATGTTTGAGAGCCACATGGTGAAGCGAATTTCTTTGATGAAGTTGGCTTTAAGGAGCTTCTCTATTTCTTCTAAGGCAGCCCTTGATTTTTCCGCCCCAAGGTTTCTCTTCTTCTGAGCTATAGGTCGGCTTGTCCTGTTAGTGGCCAGTTTGTGGTAGATTACGTATGGGCTTATGCCGGGCATGTATGCGGGGTCCGAGTGAATAGATCAGCGTTGGCTTGTAATAATCTTATCAGCTCCGACCTCTCTTGTCTTTGTAGTGCTTGACTGATGTATGTTACCTGTTCCAGTGTGTGGGTCAGTTGAATCTTCTGGAGCTCATCTGCTGGTTGAGGTCTTTCTTGGGTGTCCCCTCGAGGATCAAGCTCGGCCAGAGACAAGACTTCCGTGCCATGTATTGATTGGACTTCACACTGTTTCTGGCTTGTGTCCGATCTCTTTAGGCTTGCATTATAGCATTGCCGAGCTTGTTGGCGGTCAGAATGTATTGTCGCTATCTTGCCGCCTTGTGCCTGAAATTTAACACATAGATGATAAGTAGATATGACTGCGCTGAACATGTTCAGAGCAGGTCTTCCGAGAATAATATTGTAAGGACTAGGGCAGTCAACTATTAGGTATTGTATGTCTATGGTTCTTGATAACGGGTCATCTCCCATCGTTGTCCTTAGCCATATATAACCCTTGATCGGCACTCTTTCTCCAGAGAATCCTACTAATTCTCTGGATGAGGGTTGCATTAGTTTTTTGGATAGattcatttttgaaaaagtagagTAAAAGAGGACATCTGCACTACTACCTGGATCCAAAAGGACTTTTCTTACCAAAAGGTCACCTGTTTGGATAGAGATTACCACCGGATCGTCTGAGTGAGGGGCGGCCGAGCATATGTCAGTTTGGTTGAAATTGATTTCTAGGTCAGGcgtatttttgttgtttggcGGGGTTGTTCCTTCGATTGCTAGCATTGCACGGTAGCTTCGCTTCCTTGCCGAGGTTGTTTCGCCTCCTCCCGCGAATCCCCTGGATATGCAGTTTATAACCCCTTTAGGTGGGTTGTTGTTTGACCATTTATTGGTGTCCTTGCTTGCCGAGGTTTGCTGGCGTTCCTCTTTGTTCCTGTCGCTCTCCTTGTACTTCCATCCTTCGATGTACTTATCTAGGAGGCCCTGCCGAGCTAATCTTTCTAGGAGATCTTTGGCTATCACGCACTCATCGGTTGTGTGACCATATATCTAGTGGAAGGCACAATGTTTGCTTTTGTCGATGAATCGCTGATCTTGGTAGCTCCCAGCTCTTGTTGGTGGTTTTATAATCTTGGCGTTGAATATTTCTTTGATTATCTTTTCCCTCTTCGTATTGAATCTGGTGTAGTTGTCGAATTTTGGGGTGAGCTTGAATGGTTTGTCGAGGTCTTTAGTGCTCACCGATCTTGGTGTTCTGTCGTCTTTCCTTCTTGGTCTTCTTTCGGTTTTGTCGGCCTCACGGAGTTCTTCAATCTCCATTTGTCCCGCTGCTCTTTCCCATAATTCTTCTAGTGTCTTTGGTTTTGTAACCGCGATTATTTCTCTGAACTTTCTGGGTCGAAGACCGGCTTTGAGGGCATGTAGGTGGACGGCAGGATTTAGATCAGGTATTTCCATGGTGGCATCTGTAAACCTGGTCATATAATCCTTCTTGTGGACCCTGGCGGATGGTGCTGAGATAATCCGATCCGTGTACGTAGATTCGTGCTGCCACAAAGTATTCGATGAAAGACCTTGCTAGTTCTTCGAATGAAGCGATTGATCCGGCAGGtaattttgaaaaccaaagCAAAGCAGCTCCGTCAAGGTAAGTAGGGAAAGCTCTGCAAAGCACATGATCGTTATTAGGTCCGTTAAAAAAATCAtagattgaaattttttaatgtgaGCCCGGGGGTCACCAATCCCCTTGTATGGCTCAAGAGAGGAAGGGAGTATGAAATGCTTCGGCATTTGATAATTCGTGATTTTTTCAGAGAATGGGTTGTCTAAGGTCATTTTCTCCTTGGGGGGTTGACACCTATTAGATCGGTGCCGCCTTGGGTTGAGCCTTTGGAATTGCCCTCCTTTCGTTTGCTGTTCTGGGTTGATAGCTCTGCTAACCTCTTGACTTTCGCTTGCAGCTCGGCCATCTGGGCCATAAGTTCGGCCTGACTGAGTTGATGAACTCCATTATCAGCCATGTTAGAAGGTTGATAAACCTTgcgtaaaagaagaaaataaagtgtaATGTGGAAATAGAGTGGGGTTAGATATcgggccccacggtgggcgccaaatgTTCCGTCCTGAATGCGCCGAGGTTTGTGGCTTTTAGTCGAGCACCTGGATCCTTGATCGAGCTATATGTCGCCCAGGTACAACGATGCGGTTCTAACCTCGGCTTTCTGGAACACGGCGGTGGGAGCACCTGCACAAAGCACTCCGATGCTCAAGTAAGCATATGAGTTATAAGAGGATAAAGAACAATAAACTGAAGTGAGTTATGTGACCTGAGTCCTTATGAGTTAGAGGGATTGGTTTTATAGACGTCTTGAAGGGTatttacaaatttgattaattaatattattaatattattaatattattattaatattattaatataaataaacgGTTACTAACCATTTTGTACCATTTGGTTGAAGGGACACAACCTTTTAAGGATTGTGTATGTTCAAAACATTATGTCTATTGGCTAAAGGGACACAACTCTTTAAGAGTTGTATATGTTCAAAACATTGTATCTATTGGCAATAGAAATGACACAACCATTTGTATACGTAACTAATCATAATTGCTACGtgcaatatgtataaataagtcCTTGTCCACTATTTCAGATATGAAGTACTAAGCGTACAATTTACACTACTATTAAGAGATTTTCTTTGTTCAAGagagttgagaatttcttactattgctaattaagaaattcttagGTTTCATTGTATCCTGGGAGAGTATTGTCATCAACCCTAtagcaactaagtgtggggacaAATATCTCTCTAAAGAAAGCGATCTAATCGTGCCTTGAAACCACTACACAAATATAAGATTTTGTCATCTTACCATCTTCATATACCCAacaataacttattcaattcaaTACTATTCATTCATAATAAGGGGTTGGTATAGCCAAGAGAGGTGATTTCAAATGCAGGACTAGTCCATAAAATTTAGACAAGTCCAATTCCTTAGAACCAGCAGGCAAATCCCAATCAAAATGGTAAACAAGGTTAGCCAGCACAGTTTCATCAAGAGCAGTGGCAAACTGCAGCCCAGGGCACCCTCTCCTTCCTGCACCAAAAGGAATAAACTGAAAATCACGCCCTTTGAAATCCACCGAACTGTTTAAGAACCTCTCTGGCTTGAACTCAAGTGGCTGGTCCCAACACTTTGGATCCGTTGCAACGGCCCATGCATTCACCAACACCTGTGTTCCAGCTTCAATGTCATACCCATTCAGCTTGATGCCTTTGGTGGATTCTCTAGGAACTAGAACTGGAAGTGAAGGGTGCAACCGAAGTGTTTCTTTGATCACAGCTTTCAAGTAGTTCATGTGAACCAAATCTTGTTCGGTTATGTTGCCTCTGTTTCCAACAACAGTTCTCACTTCATCTTGNNNNNNNNNNNNNNNNNNNNNNNNNNNNNNNNNNNNNNNNNNNNNNNNNNNNNNNNNNNNNNNNNNNNNNNNNNNNNNNNNNNNNNNNNNNNNNNNNNNNNNNNNNNNNNNNNNNNNNNNNNNNNNNNNNNNNNNNNNNNNNNNNNNNNNNNNNNNNNNNNNNNNNNNNNNNNNNNNNNNNNNNNNNNNNNNNNNNNNNNNNNNNNNNNNNNNNNNNNNNNNNNNNNNNNNNNNNNNNNNNNNNNNNNNNNNNNNNNNNNNNNNNNNNNNNNNNNNNNNNNNNNNNNNNNNNNNNNNNNNNNNNNNNNNNNNNNNNNNNNNNNNNNNNNNNNNNNNNNNNNNNNNNNNNNNNNNNNNNNNNNNNNNNNNNNNNNNNNNNNNNNNNNNNNNNNNNNNNNNNNNNNNNNNNNNNNNNNNNNNNNNNNNNNNNNNNNNNNNNNNNNNNNNNNNNNNNNNNNNNNNNNNNNNNNNNNNNNNNNNNNNNNNNNNNNNNNNNNNNNNNNNNNNNNNNNNNNNNNNNNNNNNNNNNNNNNNNNNNNNNNNNNNNNNNNNNNNNNNNNNNNNNNNNNNNNNNNNNNNNNNNNNNNNNNNNNNNNNNNNNNNNNNNNNNNNNNNNNNNNNNNNNNNNNNNNNNNNNNNNNNNNNNNNNNNNNNNNNNNNNNNNNNNNNNNNNNNNNNNNNTTGTATGTTGTTGATTCTTGTGATTTATGGCATAGTAGATTAGCACACTTAAATTACAAATCAATTGAATATATGCAAAAGAATAACTATATTGATCTTAGTAACAAGAATTTTAGTAAGAAATGTGATATTTGCATACAATCTAAAATTACTAAGAAACCTTTTTCTAAGGTTGAAAGAAATACAGATTTATTAGAATTGATTCATAGTGATATTTGTGAGCTAAATGGCAATATTACTAGAGGAGGAAAAAGATACTTTATAACCTTCATTGATGATTGTTCTAGATTTACTTATGTGTATTTGCTTAGAAATAAAGATGAAGCTTTTGAAATgtttaagaaatataaaatggAAGTAGAAAATATgcatgaagaaaataaaagttcttCGTAGTGATCGAGGTGGAGAATATTTTTCTAATGAATTTGATCACTTTTGTGAATTACATGGTATTGTGCATGAATCTTCCGCTCCATATACTCAGCAACAAAATGGTTTGGCGGAAAGAAAAAACTGTACCTTAGAGGATATGGTTAATTTAATGTTACTAAATGCAAAATTGCCTTACAATTTGTGGGGTGAAGCATTATTGACATCATGTCATATCCATAATAGGATACCATCAAGACATAGAAAGGTTTCTCCTTATGAAATTTGGAAAGGAAGAAAAcctaatttaaattatcttaaaGTGTGGGGGGTGTTTAACCTTTTATCGAGTTTCTGATCAAAAGAGAACCAAATTAAGGCCCAGAGTCATAAAAGGCACTTTTATAAGATATGCTCAAAATTCTAAAGCATATAGAATATTAGACTTAGTGTCTAATGTAGTTGTTGAATCAAGAGAAgtataatttattgaaaatagaTTCATCAATGATTCAACTTCTAATTCAGAATATCCTCAAAATGATACTAATATTtcacaagaaataaataatcaaaataaacatCTAAGCGACAAAGAGTTNNNNNNNNNNNNNNNNNNNNNNNNNNNNNNNNNNNNNNNNNNNNNNNNNNNNNNNNNNNNNNNNNNNNNNNNNNNNNNNNNNNNNNNNNNNNNNNNNNNNNNNNNNNNNNNNNNNNNNNNNNNNNNNNNNNNNNNNNNNNNNNNNNNNNNNNNNNNNNNNNNNNNNNNNNNNNNNNNNNNNNNNNNNNNNNNNNNNNNNNNNNNNNNNNNNNNNNNNNNNNNNNNNNNNNNNNNNNNNNNNNNNNNNNNNNNNNNNNNNNNNNNNNNNNNNNNNNNNNNNNNNNNNNNNNNNNNNNNNNNNNNNNNNNNNNNNNNNNNNNNNNNNNNNNNNNNNNNNNNNNNNNNNNNNNNNNNNNNNNNNNNNNNNNNNNNNNNNNNNNNNNNNNNNNNNNNNNNNNNNNNNNNNNNNNNNNNNNNNNNNNNNNNNNNNNNNNNNNNNNNNNNNNNNNNNNNNNNNNNNNNNNNNGATACCTATGCACCTGTGGCAAGAATGACTTCTATTAGGGCTCTTATAGCATTAGCATCCATACATAAGTTTCATATacatcaaatggatgttaaaacGGCTTTTCTAAATGGAGATCTTAATGAAGAAATTTATATGGAGCAACCAGAAGGCTATGTGCTACccagaaatgaaaagaaagtttACAAATTAATTAAGTCTTTGTATGGGCTAAAGCAAGCGCCTAAACAATGGCATGAGAAGTTTGATTCAGTGGTGTTATCAAATGGCTTCTCACATAATAGTGCGGATAAATGTATTTACTCAAAATTTACTAAAGATTATGGAGTAATTGTTTGtttatat
This sequence is a window from Arachis duranensis cultivar V14167 chromosome 2, aradu.V14167.gnm2.J7QH, whole genome shotgun sequence. Protein-coding genes within it:
- the LOC107474968 gene encoding cytochrome P450 736A117-like (The sequence of the model RefSeq protein was modified relative to this genomic sequence to represent the inferred CDS: added 111 bases not found in genome assembly); amino-acid sequence: MKAILVDMFTAGTDPTYTVLEWAMAELLKQPAVMHKLQDEVRTVVGNRGNITEQDLVHMNYLKAVIKETLRLHPSLPVLVPRESTKGIKLNGYDIEAGTQVLVNAWAVATDPKCWDQPLEFKPERFLNSSVDFKGRDFQFIPFGAGRRGCPGLQFATALDETVLANLVYHFDWDLPAGSKELDLSKFYGLVLHLKSPLLAIPTPYYE